From Longimicrobium sp., one genomic window encodes:
- the ispF gene encoding 2-C-methyl-D-erythritol 2,4-cyclodiphosphate synthase has protein sequence MRIGHGYDSHRFAAGRRLILGGVEIPHERGLDGHSDADAVAHAVTDALLGAAGLGDIGRHFPPSDAEWKDADSMQLLARVVRLLEGRNYQAVNVDITVVAEQPKIGPHASAMQQRIAQVLGIAPDHVSIKGKTNEGLGWIGRGEGVACFAVALIDDMEGVDEVHARHRRDAGL, from the coding sequence ATGCGCATCGGCCACGGCTACGATTCCCACCGCTTCGCCGCGGGGCGCAGGCTGATCCTGGGCGGCGTCGAGATCCCGCACGAGCGCGGGCTCGACGGGCACTCCGACGCGGACGCCGTGGCCCACGCGGTGACCGACGCGCTGCTGGGCGCGGCCGGGCTGGGCGACATCGGCCGCCACTTTCCGCCCTCCGACGCGGAGTGGAAGGACGCCGACTCGATGCAGCTGCTGGCGCGGGTCGTGCGCCTGCTGGAGGGCCGCAACTACCAGGCGGTGAACGTCGACATCACCGTCGTCGCCGAACAGCCGAAGATCGGCCCGCACGCGTCCGCCATGCAGCAGCGCATCGCGCAGGTCCTGGGGATCGCGCCCGACCACGTGTCCATCAAGGGAAAGACCAACGAGGGCCTCGGCTGGATCGGCCGCGGCGAGGGCGTGGCCTGCTTCGCCGTCGCCCTGATCGACGACATGGAGGGGGTTGACGAGGTCCACGCGCGCCATCGCCGCGACGCGGGGCTCTGA